The window AAGATAGTAAtagaaacaaaaagagaaagggaGAATGTGATGAGGGAAAAGTAAATTAAACTAAACAAAGTTCTCTTCAATTCCCCTCTCTATCTTTAATTCctccattttctttcttctttttcatcctTTCTCTTTGTTGGGGGGTTCTGGTATTCCCTTCTTCTCTCTTTATTGTGATTCGCCACTCATATATTTCCAAAAAACCCATCAACCTTTATAAAAGATAAGGAGTAAAGagatcaaagaaaaaaaaatcatgatTTTCTCATCTTTTCCAGTCTATTTAGATCATCCTAATTTGCAACAGGTATGGCTTTAATCTTTAATCTTCAATTTCCCCTTTGATACAACTTCTTCATCCTTAAGAAAAGGCAGATTTAAAAAGAGTAATATTCATATTCCTTTTTTCTACTAGTCTTTTTGTTGAATATACCAAATATATATGCCTACTTGAGTTGTGAACAAGTTTCCTAACttgcttcttttcttcttgtttttttccCAGTTACAACAGCCAGATCATCAACAAGGAAACCCTGGCCTTGAAAATCCTCAGCTCCCACCACACCAGCTACCCGCTCAGGTGGGTGGCGGGCTGGGCTCGATCAGGCCCGGTTCCATGGTCGATCGAGCCCGGATGGCAAAAATTCCACTGCCAGAAGCTGGACTAAAGTGTCCTAGGTGTGATTCAACAAATACTAAGTTCTGTTACTTCAATAATTACAGTCTTACACAGCCACGCCACTTCTGTAAGAGTTGTCGTCGTTATTGGACCAGAGGAGGTGCCATGAGAAACGTGCCGGTCGGAGGCGGCTGCCGGAGGAATAAGAGAAGTAaaagcagtaacaacaacaataatatttcaaaatcaacCGGAGGACAAATGGGTAATTCTAATATTATTATTTCAACAAGTGCAAGTCCTTCAAGTTGTAGCATGGAAATTATTGGCCATCAATTTTCACAACCATCTACACAATTTACACCCCTTATGGCTGCTTTCCAAAACCTAAATAATTATGGAGAAGGATTTGGTACTGAAATGGGATTTCAGACcgggaacaacaacaacaacaataatttatTGCCATCTTTGGCAGCTAACTTTGAGCATACAACAAATTTGTACCCTTTTCAAGTTCAAGGTGAAAGTACTATTGAAGCATCAAATGGGGTTTCTCAAGTTGCACCACCAGTGAAAATGGAGTCAAATTCTACCAAACAGTTTTTGGGTAGTTTGGAAAATAATCAATATTGGGGTTTTCTGGTCTAAATAACTCTTCTACGACCAGCCATCTTCTATAATCTCTTAAGATTAGTCCATATGTTAATTAACTTCATTAATCTTGAAGTTTCTCACTTTGTTCTCAAGCTAAAGTGGAAATGACTCAATGGAAATTAACTACTCAAAATGTTCAACCCTAATATTATAAGAAAGTGAAGGCTTTCTTAAAGCTGGCGCTTTCTATGTTGAGGATGCAGTGGAGATACATATTTATTCCTGGTAGGTTTTGTATTGATCTAAATTAAATGTGTATCTACTGTACTTAAGTTTGTTATCTTTGTTTTTAATCTCTAGTATGCTGTAATTTTTTTGGAGGTTCTTTTACAATGTGTGtgttttctttctgattattACGCTATACGTATTGTATCCATTGGAATAGTTAATTAATTTGTAATATTAACTTATTTCCCAAATCCCAGCCCTAGCTGCTGCAAGTTCACTACTTATATGTTTAGCATTGGATTTATGATATAATTCTCGAGTTATGCTCACCGGCCTCTTTCATGCAAGATGATATCAGATTAATCTTATAAGAGGGATCCAAGCTTtaactaggtgatttcttcctgTCTGTTTAAGTTTTAATGGACAGATCTAGTTATTCGGTATTTGTATCGGTGGAAGGTAACATATACCTGAAGATACCCGAACACCAtgaatattataaagaaaatgatGTGTTTCATATGATATTACAATGTTTGTTTTAATTAGACTAATTTGGAAGGTTAGCTCTCGGCAGAATTTATATTTGGAAATATTGTCGGTCAAAATAGAGAAAGCAATGAAGCTAAGCATTGATTACTTCATAAAAAGTAAGGTCAAAATAGTTGAATGCATTGCCACATGTGTAGGTGTGTTCGTGCGGGTATGAGTGTGTGAGATACTGAGATTCTCTGCAAATCTAGgctatatatggtaactttctctTGCATTAGTACTATTTTTCTGGAGTTTAATTTTTATGATCTAGCAGTATAAAAATATTTACTCGATCATGTTCTTTATTAAGATAATTTTAGCAGGTAAATCTTTCGTAAGCATTAATCGGTAGTCGGGTAAAAATGATAAGCTATCGCAAGATAAAAGCCACTAATAGTATAAGAAAAAGTTTTACATTGTGAATGCATATAATTCCAAATCTATTTATCCAAGAATTTTAATAAGTTCTAAGCACAAATAATGTACTATGTCATTTACTAAGTAAGTAAAGGTGAATCTCTTGGTGGGCATTAAATTGATATTGGTAAAATCGAAACCGTCACATATTAAAAGTTATTGATAGTACAAACGAACTTTTACATAGTGCATAACTTAAATTTTTTTACTAGATAGCTTAACTTTTATAGATTGACGGTGCAAAATATTTTTTCCCCAATCATATAATATAAAGGTAATTAAAGATAATCATCCATTAAAGTGAATTAGGAAcctcaaaataaaagaaattaactACTATAATATGTTAAAATACAcatatattataaataaaaaaattatatcttCCATATGACCATATATGTATGTTAAATGTGAGATCCTCTATTGAGATGCAGTGCTTGGCTACACATTATGGGAAAAGGATTACAAGATTGACAACCCCATCAATAAGATGAaagttcaaataatcaattaaaagaGTAACTCGATACACAAAGCATCCCGTATTCATGCAAGGGTCACATTCCAAAAGGGTGTTATGTAGGtagtctaccctaatgcaagcattaatggCTGATTTTACTACCATTTTTCTAGAGTTTATTTTTAGGATCTAGCAGTATAAAAGATATTTATAGGATCAGAATCTTTATTAGGTAATTGAGCTGGTAAATCTTTCGTAAacattaattgataaattgataaaaaaaaatgataactTATATTAACAAGATAAATTTAACTGATAGTATAAGAAAAAACTTTTTATTGACAATACATATCAGTCAAATCCATTTTTAAGAGTTGAAACTGATAGTGTAAAAAAATCTTTACACAACTAGGTTATATACTAGGTAGGTAAAGGTGAATTTCTTGATGAACGTTAAATTGATAAATAATTTGGTAAAACAGAAATTAACATGTAAACGAACTTTTACATAGTGCATAACTTAATGTTTCCCCCTCTAAATTGCTTAACTTCTATAGATTGATAATGTAAAATAGTTTTTACGCTATCATGTAATATAGATAATCAAAGAAATCATAAATTAAAAGTGAATTAGGAAcctgaaaaataagaaaaattaacTACTATAACATATTAAAATATACttatattataaaaaaattatattatccaTATGACCACATATGTATGTTAAATGTGAGATCCTCTATTGACATGCAGTGCTTGGCTATACATTGTGGGGAAAGAATTACAAGATGGAACCACATTTCCATCAATAAGATAGAAAACTGAGGTAGTCAATTAACTGAACTAAAATTTCTGTACTATTTTTTGGGAAAGGAAGAGACAATAGATAAGATAGTAGTCAAAGAAAGAAAACGCCAAAGTTCCACTAAAAACTATGCTAACTATTTAACTGCAGGCAACCATAAAAACACAATGAAATCCAATGAAAGAAAAGCAGGATTTCTCATCATATTCCGTTAAAAGACAGATAGAAGAGAATAACACTATATCATGATATGATGACACCACCCCTTTCCCCACAAACCAAAAAACCTACGTCAAACCTCTATCTCCCTATCTTTCTCGTTTTCATTTCCTCTTTTTGCATGAACATTTTGTAGCATTGGAGCCGGAATTTGAAGCTAATAAATTTTtagaattataatttttttaagttaCTAGATTCTAAAtcaataatttatatattttaaataaatatttttaaacaaatataagTTTTGGACCGAAATTACCGGATTATGCAGGAATGCTAGCTTCGGCTCTACTTGGTAGTAATATTAAAGCCTATTCTAAAGGGATAATTTGGAGGCCAAAATCAGCTTCAACATCACAAAAAGAAGTGGTGGtctaaaagagaaaaaggaaggaCCAAAGAAGAGGATCTTTACTTTTTTGCAAGGACCAATGTTACATCTTGAGCAAATAAGAGTTCGATTAAAGTGATAGGAAACCTGCTGTATAAATGAGGTAAAAATCTAAAGCTGACACTGTTAACACAATAAAGCAAGCCCTATAGCTAGCTCCTTTAATTTAACCCCAAACACCCACTCCCCAAAATATTGAGTAcccaaaaaaagagagaataataaagagaaaaagagaacGCTTCTAGACTTTTCTTGTCTGTTTATAAGAGACTTGAGCAGTGAATACAGTTAGCATTTGGAAACGGTAAATCAACTAAAGGTGGAGTTGTTACTATAGCTTGGTTTAATGTTGTAAGTACAAGCGGACAGTGGCGGAGGTCAGGATCTCCGCAAAGgggttcaaaaagaaaaaagttaaaaaagattGTAGCTAGTGGGAACTTAACCTATGACCTTACAAAAATTTTGAACCCTTTAaccactaaactacacttttggTTGTGTTAAGGggattcaaaacttaatatataagaTTTTGtcttatatatacaatataatttttcgacgaagagGTTCAGGTAAACCTCTTCCGTCCTGCAAGCGGATACGTGTGACTATAAGTTATATACTACGTTGTTAGAGCAGCAGGTAATTTTAGGCTTTGAGAGGCGTGACAAACACttagtttaagttatatataagTTCCCCCACTACAAGTCTATTGTTGTTGGAATTGACAATAAACCTTACTTGTAGGGATATTCATAGTTTGGTTCGGATTGATTTTCCCCCAAAAgaaaatcaaaccaattaagtTAAATTTTCAAATATAGTAATTAAACCAAACTAATTGAGTCAATTTTTTATCAGTTAAATTTTTGTcgatttttttgatattttatgaatttttttcaaaatatgttACATGAACGATTAAATACATATTCCACCGATTATATTCCAGCACAATACTACCAAACCAAGCACTTTTTAAGAAAAGTTATCAGATATCTTGATGAGAATAATTGAATTAAAAGGTGATGAAATATAATTTAATGATTTAATTAAAAACAAgttatttttaacataaaatatattctagaacttataaaaataaagacaataaaTAAAACTAGATGGTGAAGGTAAATATCTAAATTATCATAAAGGGAAAGAACAAGATTACAAACCAATAGTACAAAAGattaatatgtaccataaaattttacaaaatttacataaaaatatgcatatatatgtgtaattataatttttaaataagtatttatatagtcggtttggtttgattttttcaGTATTTTGcgtttaaacccaaaactgaaccagATTTTATGggttattaaaattaaaaatcaaaatcaaagcaaaaaaaaaaagatgccgGTTCTTATTCTTCAATTTGAATTGATTTTCTGTTTGGTTAGTTTTTTAGATTTTTCATGAACATCCTACTTACAGGATACAACAAAGCCATCAAAATCTGCAGGCAGTAATTATTGAAAGAGGAGACAAATTGATAAAAACTTGTAATGCGAAAGGGAGGAAGTTAAGATTTTGAGTAGCACTTGTCAGACTTCAGACTATCGCCATGTATGTTCTTTTAAATGGTAGTAACTTTTCAGAAAACAAAGTTTGTTGATGAaagtttttatttataaaaatttaattgtaattatcatATGAGTGAGTAGTGACCTAATTATAGTAGTAAGTATTTTCTACAAGGTGAATGCACGAAATTTAAACTCAAAGATAATATGTGCATGTCTGTGTCCATGCACGAAAGAATATACCGCCCCACCTTCGTCCATGCACTCAAGGGGTGTTGACCGACACCCCTTGATCGAAAATTTACGCATGTTTAGCTCGGTAatgttttttaaaatatgtatatatactatatattgaCATCCCTTGACTTATTGGtgaatttatttctttatattttgatcctttaatgaaaattttgacTCCGTGTCAATAGATGCGTGAAACGTTttgcttctctctctctctcaaatagAAAGGCTGGCAAAAGGCGCttaattttcttttttggggGGTTCTTTTGCATTGGACTTGAATTATACTATTCACGCCGACGGATTAAAATATAATAGCGCGCTTAAGAGAACTATATATGTCTTCAACTTTTGGTTAaatatacttttatttatttaacggcaaaggtccaaatatacccctctatttTCGAAAATGATCTAAAAACActcctcgttatactattgggttatttatACCCCTGcggtcatactttgggttcaaatatacctctCATTTAAACGGaaggacacgtgtcatcgtcctgttggctaattctaaatatctcctaattaattaaaaatacccaTTACCCGTACCCGAAAAGCAAAGCAatcttttttgtaaaaactgattttttttactaaaaactgaaaaaaacgaaaatatttttttcccagtttttacaaaaaatctactttaaaaaaaactgaaaaatattttctaaaacaatgtttttgtaaaaactagaaaaaaaaactgaaaaataattttctaaagcaattaaaaactgaaaaaaactgatattttttaactaaaaactgaaaaaaaaaaagaaaatatatattttttcagtttttacataaatattgctttagaaaattacttttcagtttttgttttttaatttttacaaaaagaattgctttataaattatttttcatttttttaaaagcaatatttttctaaaagctgaaaaaaaatatttttgattttttcaatttttagttaaaaaaaaaagttttttcccgattttaattgctttagaatttttttttcagtttttacaaaaatattgttttagaaattatttttcagttttttttaaagcagtttttttgtaaaaattgaaaaaaaaaatattttcgttttttcagtttttagtaaaaacattccagtttttacaaaaaaaaaaaattactttagaaaattacttttcgggtatgggtaatgggtatttttagttaattaggaAATATTTAGAATTAGCCAACAAGATGATggcacgtgtccctccgtttaaatgaggggtatatttgaacccaaagtataactgcaggggtatagataacccaatagtataacgaggggtattcgtagaccattttcgaaagtagaggggtatatttggacctttgCCGTTTATTTAATTAGGTCTTCTACTATCCCGTCCCAAAATACCCTATATACGTGCCTATCATTCAACTAATATTACCCTCCAGGCGAACCAACTTGTTCTATATACTTAGCATTTATTCAAAACGCAGCCGAAATAAATGTAAGTTCCAACATTTTGATAATAAAATGCGAATGATTAATGATCTAagttatttcataaatatttataaataataacAACCAAAATGGAAGAACAACACTCTAGCCCAAATCCCACACTAGACCATGGAGCAactaagagaattacaaaagagATTACGaatgtgtttggtatgaaggaaaatgttttcctaaaaaatattttcatggaaaatgagtgattttattacttattttcccttgtttggttggttggtttccgaaaaatattttctagtatttggttagagagtagatatttttttaggaaaatatttttttatgttacTCTCCTCACCCCCTTCCCCTAAGTCCCTATGTTTCCTTGCTCTCCCCCCAAATACCCAACATTTTCAGAACTCTAATTCCtcaacaatttaattatttttttaaaattaaaatgaaaagaaaatacattttctgttaaattgaaaaaaatactttattttagttgaaaaagaaagtattatttctacaacatgaaaataaagtaattattttattgaaataaaaaaaatactttttctacatcatgaaaagaaaatactcattttgttgaaatgaaaaaaatattttttctatatcatgaaaagaaaatacttttttttgttgaaatgaaagaaaatactttttctacgtcacgaaaagaaa is drawn from Nicotiana tabacum cultivar K326 chromosome 9, ASM71507v2, whole genome shotgun sequence and contains these coding sequences:
- the LOC107832136 gene encoding uncharacterized protein LOC107832136, whose amino-acid sequence is MIFSSFPVYLDHPNLQQLQQPDHQQGNPGLENPQLPPHQLPAQVGGGLGSIRPGSMVDRARMAKIPLPEAGLKCPRCDSTNTKFCYFNNYSLTQPRHFCKSCRRYWTRGGAMRNVPVGGGCRRNKRSKSSNNNNNISKSTGGQMGNSNIIISTSASPSSCSMEIIGHQFSQPSTQFTPLMAAFQNLNNYGEGFGTEMGFQTGNNNNNNNLLPSLAANFEHTTNLYPFQVQGESTIEASNGVSQVAPPVKMESNSTKQFLGSLENNQYWGFLV